The genomic region CAGCAGAATGTCAGAGTGCGGGCTACAGCGGCACGCTGATCCCTTACAAATGTGACCTGTCCAATGAAGAGGAGATCTTGTCCATGTTCTCAGCAATCAAGACACTGCACAAGGGCGTTGACGTATGCATCAACAATGCTGGACTGGCCCACAATGAGCCTTTGCTCAGTGGCAGGACAGAGGGCTGGAGGAACATGATCGATGTGAGTTGGATCGCTGACAATAATATTAACGCAAAAAAGGGAAGGTTAGAGCTTCCTCTTATGTGATATTGATTACTACTATTAAACAGTGAAGCAGAAGGAGGAGGTTGCTCACTATGAGTCCAagtcttgtttttgtgttgttcagtgagtaaaagcacacatacacactgctcCCTCCCCTCACAAAGGCCGCTTCATTGGCTCTGGGGAGAGACTCTGGCACAGCAGAGGCCTGCTAATGAAAGCCAGCACTATGTCTCTTGTTGAGACTTTTGATTCATTGAGCTCTTGACCACTGGAGACCCCCCTGCACCCAAATCTCTGTCTCCAGAGTCCAGCATTTCTGGCTCTTGCTCATCTGTTGTCATGGCAGCCCACTTGAACGTGTACAGCAGTGTATTTTTAGCCTGTATTTAATCTGCACACTGACCTTGTTTGGTCACCTCCCCCTATCTTGCTTGCACACTCGTGGTAACCTGCTCTCTCTCAATGTCACTACGGAAGCAGTTTGGAGGCTACAAGCTGGACAGGAGCAGCAGGTTCAGATGGTTTAACACACTGACCCAGTGAACAGCTTTCATCATTGGAAATTCTTTACAATAAAGTACAAGCAAATCTCACAAATGAttctcattttctgtctttttttttttcttttctttttttaagttgtagCTGAATGGTTCATACACCGATGTGTGAATACATGCATACTGTAGGTTattttaaagttaaagaaaTGTGCTGTGTTCACCTCTGCTGCAGGTGAATGTCTTAGCCTTGTCCATCTGCACCCGTGAGGCGTACAAATCAATGAAGGAGAGGAATGTGGATGATGGCCACATTATCAATATTAATAGGTAAGCTATACAAGGAACATACAATTCTAGGAACAAAGCTATAGATTAATGTGAAAATACCTCAGCCAGTTTGTTCTGGGTGATTTTAATCCTGCAGGCATTAAGTAAAGCCAATTTTAAGCCCCATCTGGCACATTTTGGATGTAGAGCAATGCAAAGAACACCCACATGTTGAACTGAAAACTGTTTATAGATTTGTTATattagcatttatttttatcaatATAGGTTTTCTTAGAATTGCCTTAATTAAAAATGGGAATTTAAACTTTGACACAAATGTTGTTTAGAGCTATAGCTCTGTGAGTGTTTTAAGGCTATAGAGATATCCGATATTAAGTGATACAGAGTTTGAAATCTAATAATGCACTGGTTAAGTCATTTAAAAGAACACCACAGGAAATTCAGAGGATTGGCTACTTGGTGTTGAATCAGCGTTGAGCTACAAAAAGCAATTACCAGCTCATATATCTTTCTCGTCTTTCTCATTTTCTACAGTATGGGTGGGCACCGAGTGGTGCCAAGTGCCGATGAGCACTTCTACTGTGCCACTAAATATGCTGTGACTGCTCTGACTGAGGGAATACGGCAAGAGCTTCGAGAGGCAAACACCCACATCAGAGCCACAGTGAGTTAGTCGTTGCATTATAGTGCAAAGGTTTGTCTTTAGCTTAGTGAAACATGGGATCACATAAAATCCAAcagtgtgaagaggactccGAGCAGACAACACAGACGTAGTCCAGCATAAAGTGGGAGTGTTAAGCctaaaaagcctttaaaaaatCTGATACTGTGTTGAATTCTGTTTGGATGAGTCTGTAATGtttgttaataataatggattgcatttatatagcgcttttcgagaccctcttcccctattcattcacacactggtggaggcaagctacagttgtagccacagcggccttggggcagactgacagaagcgaggctgccatatcacaccatcggcccctctggccatcaccagttggcggtaggtgaagtgtcttgcccaaggacacaatgaccgagactggctaagccggggctcaaaccggcaaccttccgattacaagacaaactgccaactcctGAGCTACGATCGCTCGCTGTTAAATGTACTCCCATGGAAACACTgaggatgacgatgatgatgggCTCGCTAGCCCACTTTCTCGTTAGTCTGCAAAATCGGGACGATTCCAGTCACAAATGCCTGGAAATGCTTGTAAAAATAAACTGCACAGTATGTTGAAGGTGTAACAatcataattttgttttgtcttcacTTCTATAAAATGCGTTTGAAAGCATGTTTTGAAGTTCAATCAGATACTTGATTTGACCCTGCTGTTCATTTTTAACTCACACACGTGTGTTTAATTATAAAGAGTCGTATTTATTGTATATGTGGTATCtttaaaagttttcattttgacgTCTTCATATTTGTAGACACCATGACCCTGTATGTAAAGAGCACATTTGTCATTCATTTTCCTGCCCTG from Astatotilapia calliptera chromosome 10, fAstCal1.2, whole genome shotgun sequence harbors:
- the dhrs11a gene encoding dehydrogenase/reductase SDR family member 11a — protein: MERWKGRVALVTGASVGIGAAVARALVQQGMRVVGCARNVDKIEKLAAECQSAGYSGTLIPYKCDLSNEEEILSMFSAIKTLHKGVDVCINNAGLAHNEPLLSGRTEGWRNMIDVNVLALSICTREAYKSMKERNVDDGHIININSMGGHRVVPSADEHFYCATKYAVTALTEGIRQELREANTHIRATCISPGIVETEFAFRHHNSDPEKAASVYESMKCLKAEDIASAVTFVLSAPPHVQIGDVQMRPVEQVS